CAGGAGGAGCCTTCCTTCACAAGCTCCAGGATGTGCGCAAAGGACTTGTTGTGGGGCTTCGCTTGGAAGcgctctgcctccacctcctcctcagaggaGGAGCCTTCGGCAAACACAACCGATGGCCACAGCTTCCTCCAGGCCCGCCTGAAGACGTGGCTAGGCACCGCATTCCAGGCACAGGCCACACTGAATATGGCATCATTCACGTTGTAGCGGGCGTGGGGGCCCTGCAGGGGGGCCGGAGGGTTGATGAAGTTCCTCATGAAATCTCTCCGAATGCCctgctccatgggctgcaccaATGAGGCCACGCTGGCAGGCAGGAAGATGGTGAAAATGTTACTGGACACCAGCTCGGCCTCCTGCGGGTGAGCCCGGGAGCTGTCCAGCAAGAGAACGGCTTTGCTATCTTCAGGCAAACCTATGGTTCTGAGGTGCTCTCTCACCGAGGGCACAAAGATATGATGGAACCAATCAGAAAAAATCTCCTTGTCCACCCAGGCGTTCCCCTGGGCCTTATAGgcgacgggcaggtgctggatgCCTTTGAAAGCCCTGGGACCGCTGCACTTCCCGATGGCCAAGGGCTTGAGCCTGTGGGAGCCCGTGGCGTTGGCACACATCAGCACGGTCAGCCGGTCCTTGccctgcttgaggccaggcacagcccCGCCTTCCGGAGTGGGATTTGGCAGGCACCGCCAGAAAAGGCCAGTCTCGTCGGCGTTGTAAACCTGCTCGGCAGACAGCCCGTGCTCGGCAGCCAAGCTCCTGAAAAATGCACAGAACTGCTCCGCGGCCTGGTGGTCAGCTGCCTGCTTTTCACTGGACGCATCTAGCTTTTTAATGCCATGTCTGGCCTTAAAGCGCCAGAGCCACCCTCCGGAGAACACACAGGGCTCAGTGAGCTGCATCTGCTCGTAGAAGTCCTTGGCCTTCTCGATGAGCATGGGGCCTGACACAGGGACGCCCTCGGAGCGCTTCCCCAGGAACCACTCATACAGGACGCGGTCCAAGTGCTCCAGCTTGGGTGTGTGCAGCGTGCGCCGCTGCTCCAGTGCCTTGTTGGAGTCCGAGCTGGCGAAGAACCGGAGCAGCTGCGCCTTGTGCGCCCTGATGTCATAGAGGGTGGACATGCCCACGTTGTACTCCTGCATCAGTGCCTTCCGGCTCTCGCCCTTCTCCAGGCGCGTGCAGATGTCAATCTTCTCCTTCAGGGTCAGCACCACCCTCTTCCGCTTCTCCCCTCTGCTCTTCCCGGCAGCCGGCTTGGAGGCCATGGGGAGGGGTGGCTGGTCTTAGCACTTGCAGGACACACGCCTGGCCTGGGCTGCTGCCACTACTTCCGCCTCCTCCTGCTCCCCTTCTGGGGCTCCGTCTCTCCCTCTCCACTCTGCCTGCCTGCTCTGCTGATGCTGAGCACGGGCCCCAGCCCCTCTCGGGTTCCTCACTCCACACGCTGCACCTCCTGCCTCAGGTATCCCTGGTCTTCCGGGCTCCACACACCCAGGCCTTGGCTCCTGGCAGTGCAGTCAGCTGCCAGTTCTCTCTGTGGAGGAGGTGACCCTGTCAGACTCCCCTCTGCTGCCCCACACGGCTGGAACTCCGGCCTTCTCTGTGGATACTGTGGCAGCGGCTCCCCTCAAACTGACCAGGTTTGGGGTGGTAGAGGTTTTACCGCATAAGTAGCAGGGTGCCTCTCCAGGGTCCACAATGGTATCTTCAGGCACAGCACTTCAGGGGCTggaaggcagagggaagagaaagtGATGGGGCACGCCCAGGACACACCTGGCATCCTCACGACTCTATCCTCAGTGGGATGCTCCAGCGGAAACTCAAGTGCTATTGAGAGGACCCACGCAAGCGCTAGCACGCACTGTGGGGAGAGGGTGGCCCTGGGAGCAGCCCAGCCTGCCCAGCCCCTGGATGTGCTGCTCAGGTGGACTCTGCCCAACTCCCACCAAGCAAACTGAAGCCATTCGCTAGGGCTGGAAATGAGACGTGGATCTCACAGGAGCAGCCTGGCCTTTCCTGGGGAAGCGCTCAGGCAGAAGCCATCAGAGGAAGCCAGGAAGTCCGATGCTGGGCAGACCCAAGAACAAACCTCCTACTCGCCCAGACTAAGCTTCTTGCTGAAGGTGCCTGAGCTGGCCACCTTCTCAAATCCCTTATTCCTCCCAGAGGAGCAGAGGCAGGGGTGGAGGGATGCAGGGAGGAGGAATTCCTCACTACCCTCCCCGCCGAAGACCTTACAAACCCCATCTGGAGCAGGTCTCTAAACTCCTCTCCAACACAGAGCCCCAAACTGCCTCTAGAAAACGAGGCATTAGAAGTTTCTCTAGAACAGCAGGCCTCAAGCTCCTCCAAGGGCTAGGAGGTGCTGCCAGTTTCTCAATCACCCTCTGACCTCCCTGACCACACACACTCAGATGCGTCTACTAGGAGCTGCAGCAGACAGACAGCTGTAACCATTCCAGGCCTCTTCCAGAGGGGACTCCTCAAGCTCAGCTCAGGGTACCCTGCCCCAGGCAGCCACACTGAGCCGCTGGTCTCTGAAACCCCAGGCTCTAGTGCTGCCTGTCCACCTGGCTCCACGACCACAGCCTTCCAGACatggacagacacacacacacacacatacacacacacacacacacacacacacacacacagccacccaACCTCACTGACACATACACGCTCAGAGGACACAGGACCAAGCTAGCCCAGAGCAGGAACTTCTTTAGCACTTGCTAATTTGGGAGGCTCTATGAACAAATGACTAATTCACGCCAGAAGCAAATGCCAGGACACCTGATGGCCCCCTGGGAGCAAGGGTTCTTCCTGGGCCAGCTGTGCACCCTATGAAAAGCTTGCTTTTAAGTTTCATACACACCTTTGaccaatatgaagaaaaatgacaTAGAAACATCGCAGCTCTAATCAAACACATCTTTCTGTTGAAGTTTTCAACTAACTTCTCACTCTTCTCCTATATAAAGAGAATGTGGGTCACTCTCATCCCTTCTAGGTAGACAATTCCACCCTCTCGTAACAACTGTGCGGAACACCCCACACCCCTCCCTACACCTGAGCCGACTGGCAGGGCACAGAGGGCGCATCCCTGTGAGACCAGGGCAGACCATGGAGTCAGGGCCTGCAATGCACTTCACCCAGTAAGACGCTGGTGGGGGTGCTGAGGGCTGAAAAGCTGTTTGCCCCAACACCGAGCGGCTCAGCTGGCCACCTCAGTGTGGCAGACGTGCTATGGGCAGGCCTGGGGTCTCCCTCCCCTCTCACTCCTCCGCAGGCCAGCAGTACTTGAGGATGGACTCCTGGAGTTCCCACCTCCCTCCTGCACCCTTACCATAGCTGCTTCTGCCAACTTCATGCAGAGCATGTGGCCAAAGGCCTACTTACACGTGGAGTGCAGAAACGCAGCCCTTTGAGGGCAGAGCTCAAGAGAAATGAGGAGTGCAATCAAATGCAGCAAAAGCTCCAAAGAAAAATTCTAGGCTTGTCGGCTGCCACCTCCGGGTGAGTACTGTCCTCTTCCGGAGTCAGTTTCCTGGTCTGCAAAATGTGGGCTGGTCCCTTAAGGATCCTGCATTGTTCGCTGAGGGTGACGGTGTGACGTGTGTGTGGTCTGGCACTGCACAGTGAGCTATGTGCATCTCACCATGGGGAACAGGAGGGAAGGCAAGGCCACAATCCACCCTCGAGATTTTTAATATGATCCCACTGTAGAAAAACTGGGGGAGACACGGAATCCCACAGTAGCTTGTGAGGGACTGACTCGGGACTGGGATGCAGAAAAAAGCGTCCTGGAGGAGACAGCACCAGACACGGGCTCCTCGTGGACACGTCTCCATGCCTGACGTGCAGGTGTGGCAGGATGACACAAAGTGGCTGAACTTATTTCATAAGGaatatctgaattttattttgaaaggaaGTTTTTGGTCTTGCAAGTGGGACAACAGTGTGTTCAGCCACTTTGTGTCATGCTGCCACACCTGCACGTCAGGCATGGAGACGTGTCCACGAGGAGCCCGTGTCTGGTGCTGAGTCTCCTCCAGGACGCTTTTCTCTGCATCCCAGTCCCGAGTCAGTCCCTCACAAGCTACTGTGGGATTCCATGTCTCCCCGAAATTAGGGTGGTTTCTTGCCTTGCGACTGGAGGGGAAGCACTGATCCCCGAGGCCACGTGAACACGGGATGAAACATGGAATTCTCCTGTGCCCAAGGCACAGACAAGAAACGGGAGGCCTAAGAGGCCAGCGCTGGGGCCGACTCCGTCCTGCGTGACGGGAAGAGGTCCTGAGAAACGCGGGGGGAAAGCGGGAAACAACCTTCGCACGggcatagtgtgtgtgtgtgcgtgtgtgtgtgtgtgtgtgtgtgtgtgtgtgtgtgttggggggtatGGAGGATATTAAGGAGAAATACTCAAAAAACAAGTCGCATTCTGGGCCTGGGGGAAGAGGTGAGCTGGGGGTCAGAAGGAGAGTATGGGACAGAGGAGGATGGGACAGAAAGCCTGGGGCCGTGCGCCCCACAGAGAGCGCCCGGGAGCCGGCGCCGAGTTCCGCTAGGAGCCCTCCACGCTGGGGGATCCTGGCGCAGGGAGAGCGCTGGGCTACTGGCGAGGCTCGCTTAAAAGGCGTCCGTACCCCAGGGTCCCCGTTTGCGGGTAGAAATTCAGTCTGGGacaagagcaaaaacaaaaatggaaaaaaaaagaaaaaaaaagtctcggTCTGGTTTTTTAAGGGCAAGCGGACCTCGTGACCGCGCCTCTCTGAAAGTGGAAGCGCAGGAAGGGTCCGGGCTGGGGCGTCAAGGCCAGGCCCGGCGGCGAGGGGTGGGTTCGGCTCGGGGGCCGCGCGCTCAAGCCGCGGGGGTCGCGCGGGAAGCACAGGGCTTCGGGTTCCGAGCGCGGCTCCCGGGAGGGGGCGCTGCCGCCCGCGGCTGAGTCGGGACCCGCAGCCTGGCGaccagccccgccccgccccccgccccgcgcGCCCGCCTGCCCAGACTGCGGCTCCCGCCCGCGCCGCCCGCGCCCACCCGGCCAGGCCTGGCCGCCCAGCACCTCAAGCCAGGACACTACTCACCCTGCTCACCCAGAACAGCCGCCGCCGGCCGGAAGTGCCGGCCACTCTGTTCTCTTCCAGTCCGCGCCTCCTCGTCTTCCCCCAGCTACTTCCGGGGCGCTCTAGACAGGCTGGAGGACTCGGCACTCGGTGGTGTCTGGGAGCCAGACTCGGGCATTCACAGAGCTGGGTGGCAACGGAGGGCgtgggaggggaggaggcctGGAGGAGGGGGGTAGGAGAGGAGTGGGGGGGTCCCAGGGTCGGGGGAGGCGTGGGAGGGGAGAAGGCgcgggcagggaggggagagaggaaacGGGGCGAAGGTGGGGCGTGCGGCCTGGGCCCTGGTCTCCGCGCTGCTCTCTCCATCTGTAGAATGGGCGTGGGGCGTCACATTCCTTTCATGACAGTGAACCCTGCGCTGAAGGCGTTGGGGCTCTTGCAGTTCTGGGGCAGCCACAGGCGCCCAGGGTTTCGTGCCGCCCAGCCCAGGACAGCCTTCCCGGTGCCGTTTCTGATGCGGGGAGGGCAGTGCCGCCTTCCAGTTGCCAGGACCAGTGCTCGACCCGCCTGCTTGACCCCCTTACTTAGTTGGGGTCCCATCCCTACCCAATTTAGATGATTCAGACGATGGGATTTGAAACTGTTGAACTGGGTGCGACTTAAGTGAGTATGGACCTGAGTCGGTGCTGTAATGAGTTGAGGCTGCGGAGGACCTTGAGATGGGTGCGTGGATTTTGCCCACGGGACCTATGCAAATCTTTGGAAACTGGAGGGTGGACTGTGgtgggcagaataatggccctccaaggatgtccacatcctaacctCCAGGTCTTGTGAATACATtacttacatggcaaaagggactgcAAATGCAATTGAAGTTAAGATTCTTTAGATGGGGAGATTCTTACGTTTATCGAGTGAGCCCAATGTACGGTCAGACCCTGAGTATCCATAGAGGATTGGTTCCAGCACCTCTCAaggatgctaaaatccttaatgCTCAAATCCCTTACATAAAATGGCTTCgtatttgtatataacctacacacatcttcCCGTATACTTTAAGtcacctctagattacttataacacctaatacaatgtaagcgctatgtagatagttgttatacagtattgtttagggaatagtgACAAGGGGAAAgtttgtacatgttcagtacagatacaGGTTTTGTTCTGAATTGTTTGTATCTTCGGTTGGTTCCATCTGGATGCAGAGCCCATGGGTTCAGATAGGAGGGCAGGTGCCATCACAGGGGTTCTTGTGGGAGTTACGAAGCCAAGTGAGAGGACAGTGGgatgaaagcagagagaaaaggaaatgtgacAACAGACACAGGGGTTGGAGTGGTGTGCTTTGAATATGGAGGAaagggccacaagccaaggactatgagcagcttctagaggctggaagagaCAAGGAAACAGGGCCTCTCCTGGAGCCAACAGAAGGAATGCAGCCTGCTGACCCCTTGATCTTAGCCCATGACACTCATTGTCCCATtagacttctgacccccagagcTGTAAgatataaatttgtattatttcagaTCACCacgtttatggtaatttgttaggaCAGCAATAAGTTACAAATACAAATTTGGGTAGCTCactcctcctttttccttttttgaggcagggtctcactctattgcccaggctggagtgcagtggtgcattctcctcaccacagcttcaacctcctgggctcaagggaacctcctgggctcaagggatcctcctgcctcagcccccagagtagctgggactacaagcatgcactgTCTCacctatctttttaattttttgtagaaacgaggtctagctgtgttgcctaggctggtctcaagctcatggactcaagcgatcccaaaacgctgggattacaggcacgagcccaCGCGCCAGCTCACTCATCCTTAGTTCCATTGTTCCCTGGGCTCCCAGGACCCTCCCACCCTCCTGTTCTTCTCTTCCTCACCCTCCCTTGCTGGTTCCTTACTGACCAGGCCGTTCTTTGGCTCTTTTTGTTCAACCAATCCCCATTCCATGGGTGATCTCCTCCAGTGTCATGCCGTTAAATACCATCCAACACTGGCAATGACCAAATTCATGTCTCCTGCCAGGGCCCCTCCCCAGAAATCCAGACTCCTATGTGCTAGCCAATGTCTCTGCTTAGCTTTGATCCTCCAGCCCAGCCTTGCTCCATCTGCATTGCCCGCACTTTCATGAATGGCAACTCACCTTGCTGTTCACTCGGGCTCAGCCTCAACAGTCTCCATCCCTCATATCCAGATCCTCTATCCTCAAAATGCAGCCAGTGTTTGGCCTCTTCTCACTCCCTACAACTGCCCTCCCCCATCCACACCTTTGTGGTCTTGCCTCCTCCCCAGTCTCCGTTTCTGCCCTTACCCCCATACAGCTATCAACTGCTGCATCAAAAACCACCCAAAACTTAGTAGCTTGAAACCAACTGTTTTTATTGCACATGATTCTATGGGGCAGGAATTTGGCCATGCTAGAGTCAGACGTGTTTCACAGAGGAGGAGGCTGAGTCACGGAGCATACCAGGCAGATGGTGGGACTAGAACCCAGGTCACTGGACTGGGCCTCCCGTGGCAGGGTCTCCTGGGACAGTGAAGTCCTCCCTCCCCGGGAAGGCTGGCTCCATCCCTGGTGCGACTCTGCTGCTGAAGCAGCatcattgtctggggtaaattCCTGGGGTTCATTGTCTCACACCAAGAAGATTAAGGACATGGACTCATGTGGATGGGTTAAGGAGCAGAAAGTTTAATagacagaagaaaggagagaagggagcAGCCCTCTCTTTCAAAAGAGGTGTCCAAAAGAGAAAAGCCGGCCTGCAGCAGACCCCAGTagattttataggcaggcttgaggaggcggtgtctgatttaaAAGGGCCCACAGATTGGTATGACCAAGGGTGATGTTTACATATGGCGTGGGGAAGGCTGGTCGCCCCACCCtaattttattatgcaaatgggcttCTACTTGGCCAGCACCATCTTGTCTGCTCCCTACTGTACACATGgctggcaaagagaagggaagatggagctgccatttTGATCATACCTAGTCCCAGGTAGCTTTTTCCTATTGGCACAACTGCTGGCATTCacccatgcaagcttccagcttgcttgtcttGTGTTTGTggctcgattttacaggctgctctttgttagaaaagaaaatgatttgggggctgcttttcattaaaaggaaaactttcCTGAGGACTTCcgtaccctcactatctgcctaaataatttatttttaactcctatatcacTGCCACCTCAGGGACATTGGATCACGTGGTCTCCCAGGACTTGGACGGTGCTGGTGGGCAGTGGGGATTGGCATGGAACTGGGGCCTGATCCCAAGATGCATGGGGCTCCTCCAGCTGCTCCTACCACTACTCAGGGAACCTTGGGCCTCTTCTCGAGGACCAAGTCCATTCTGGCACTGGGAGGggtcagaaagagaggaagagaaggaagaaaatacactAGTGTGTAATCACCCAGTGGGTTCATTTTGACCCCTGGCAAGAtagagccgatttatcaagacagggcaattgcaatagagaaagagtttaattcatgcagagccagctgaacgggagaccagagttttattatcacTCAAATCAGCCTCTGAGAAAATTCGGATGCTAGGGTTTTTCAAGGAGAGTTTGTGGGCCAGGGAATGGGTGCTGCCGGTTGGCTGGGGATGTGGAAGATGGCCCTGTGCACTGAGTTTGCATCCAGGTGGGGCCACAGGACCAGCTGCGGGGTTGGTGGGCCTCGCTAGAGCCATCCATCAGTCATCAGACATGCAAAAACCTGAAACGACATCTCAAAACGCCAATCTTAGGATCACAATAGTGATGTCACTTGCAGGAGTAATTGGGGGAGTTGCAAATCTTGTGTTCCCTGGAATAATGGCTAGAGATCGTTTAAGTCTACACCTCAGCAACACTCAGACTCCCCTCATCTTCCTAATGCAGTGGTGGcctttcattagctttacaaagaCAGCTGAGTTTGGGGAAAGGGCTATTATGCCCAGAAATGACTAGGGGCAGTTTGGGATTAACTGGCTGTCGGTTAGATCAGATCTCCTTCACTGTCaccattttctcactgttataacttttacaaaggcagtttccAGTGTCTCCTGGGGACTGGCACTGAGGACTCCCTTCCCCCAGCCATGCCCCAAGTTCACAGAGCAGAGCCGCCAGACCATGCCTGGGCCATTGCACCAGCCTCCTTCCGCACTGGCTTCCCCATCTCTACCCACAGTCAGAGTGGCCTTTGACAGGGCCAATCACTCCCCCTGCCCAAATAAGCCTGTGCACTCTGAATACAGCCCAGGTCCTCGCTGGGCCACAAGGCCACGCTGGAGCTAACCCCTCACTGTCCTCTCCCAAGCCCATGGGCTGTCCCCCGTGCCTGCTATTCCCGCTGCCTGGAGGTGGGCCTGTACCCGGCAGTGTCCTTTGCTCAGGTTCTGGAGGCCTCAGGTGGGGTCAGTCCCAGCCAGCCCTCCCTTTGGAGGTCTCTGGATGACAGGCCTCTCACAGCAGGGGTGGCTGGgggtgctggtgaggctgtgcccAGCTGGAAGGGAAGGGTGTGCCTTGGGTCTCCTCCCGAATCTGAGTTCATTCCTGGAAGGGGGAGTGGCACGAGCAGAGGGTGCAGAGCAGCAGGGGCGGTTCTGAGTGTCACTGGAGGCCGAGGGGCCTGGCTGGTggggcaggggccagggcagTGCCCATCTCCCCCTTAGTGCCCAGGCAGGAGGGGAGCTGGTTTGGAGCAGGGCCCTGATGGCATCTTTGTGAGAGCCAGGAAAAGGCACCTCCTCTGGGAACACAGGGCCCTGGGGGAGTTAGAGATGGGGAGGGCCTGTGGGCCCCACCTGGGCGAGCTTGGGGGAAAATGCCTCTGAGGGGCTCCAAGCTGCGCAGCCCTCAGGACTTGGCAGCCCCAGCACACACCCACATTTACACACATGCT
The Symphalangus syndactylus isolate Jambi chromosome 7, NHGRI_mSymSyn1-v2.1_pri, whole genome shotgun sequence genome window above contains:
- the JRK gene encoding jerky protein homolog isoform X1; amino-acid sequence: MASKPAAGKSRGEKRKRVVLTLKEKIDICTRLEKGESRKALMQEYNVGMSTLYDIRAHKAQLLRFFASSDSNKALEQRRTLHTPKLEHLDRVLYEWFLGKRSEGVPVSGPMLIEKAKDFYEQMQLTEPCVFSGGWLWRFKARHGIKKLDASSEKQAADHQAAEQFCAFFRSLAAEHGLSAEQVYNADETGLFWRCLPNPTPEGGAVPGLKQGKDRLTVLMCANATGSHRLKPLAIGKCSGPRAFKGIQHLPVAYKAQGNAWVDKEIFSDWFHHIFVPSVREHLRTIGLPEDSKAVLLLDSSRAHPQEAELVSSNIFTIFLPASVASLVQPMEQGIRRDFMRNFINPPAPLQGPHARYNVNDAIFSVACAWNAVPSHVFRRAWRKLWPSVVFAEGSSSEEEVEAERFQAKPHNKSFAHILELVKEGSSCPGQLRQRQAASWGVAGREAEGGRPPAATLPAEVVWSSEKTPKADQDGGGDPGEGEEAAWEQAAVAFDAVLRFAEQQPCFSAQEVGQLRALRAVFRSQQQVRRRRGALGAVVKVEALQEGPGGCGATAQSPLPCSSTAGDN
- the JRK gene encoding jerky protein homolog isoform X4; translated protein: MASKPAAGKSRGEKRKRVVLTLKEKIDICTRLEKGESRKALMQEYNVGMSTLYDIRAHKAQLLRFFASSDSNKALEQRRTLHTPKLEHLDRVLYEWFLGKRSEGVPVSGPMLIEKAKDFYEQMQLTEPCVFSGGWLWRFKARHGIKKLDASSEKQAADHQAAEQFCAFFRSLAAEHGLSAEQVYNADETGLFWRCLPNPTPEGGAVPGLKQGKDRLTVLMCANATGSHRLKPLAIGKCSGPRAFKGIQHLPVAYKAQGNAWVDKEIFSDWFHHIFVPSVREHLRTIGLPEDSKAVLLLDSSRAHPQEAELVSSNIFTIFLPASVASLVQPMEQGIRRDFMRNFINPPAPLQGPHARYNVNDAIFSVACAWNAVPSHVFRRAWRKLWPSVVFAEGSSSEEEVEAERFQAKPHNKSFAHILELVKEGSSCPGQLRQRQAASWGVAGREAEGGRPPAATLPAEVVWSSEKTPKADQDGGGDPGEGEEAAWEQAAVAFDAVLRFAEQQPCFSAQEVGQLRALRAVFRSQQQDGGEQSSAWDPSLGL
- the JRK gene encoding jerky protein homolog isoform X2, with translation MASKPAAGKSRGEKRKRVVLTLKEKIDICTRLEKGESRKALMQEYNVGMSTLYDIRAHKAQLLRFFASSDSNKALEQRRTLHTPKLEHLDRVLYEWFLGKRSEGVPVSGPMLIEKAKDFYEQMQLTEPCVFSGGWLWRFKARHGIKKLDASSEKQAADHQAAEQFCAFFRSLAAEHGLSAEQVYNADETGLFWRCLPNPTPEGGAVPGLKQGKDRLTVLMCANATGSHRLKPLAIGKCSGPRAFKGIQHLPVAYKAQGNAWVDKEIFSDWFHHIFVPSVREHLRTIGLPEDSKAVLLLDSSRAHPQEAELVSSNIFTIFLPASVASLVQPMEQGIRRDFMRNFINPPAPLQGPHARYNVNDAIFSVACAWNAVPSHVFRRAWRKLWPSVVFAEGSSSEEEVEAERFQAKPHNKSFAHILELVKEGSSCPGQLRQRQAASWGVAGREAEGGRPPAATLPAEVVWSSEKTPKADQDGGGDPGEGEEAAWEQAAVAFDAVLRFAEQQPCFSAQEVGQLRALRAVFRSQQQETVGLEDVVVTSPEELAIPKCCLEASTET
- the JRK gene encoding jerky protein homolog isoform X3 translates to MASKPAAGKSRGEKRKRVVLTLKEKIDICTRLEKGESRKALMQEYNVGMSTLYDIRAHKAQLLRFFASSDSNKALEQRRTLHTPKLEHLDRVLYEWFLGKRSEGVPVSGPMLIEKAKDFYEQMQLTEPCVFSGGWLWRFKARHGIKKLDASSEKQAADHQAAEQFCAFFRSLAAEHGLSAEQVYNADETGLFWRCLPNPTPEGGAVPGLKQGKDRLTVLMCANATGSHRLKPLAIGKCSGPRAFKGIQHLPVAYKAQGNAWVDKEIFSDWFHHIFVPSVREHLRTIGLPEDSKAVLLLDSSRAHPQEAELVSSNIFTIFLPASVASLVQPMEQGIRRDFMRNFINPPAPLQGPHARYNVNDAIFSVACAWNAVPSHVFRRAWRKLWPSVVFAEGSSSEEEVEAERFQAKPHNKSFAHILELVKEGSSCPGQLRQRQAASWGVAGREAEGGRPPAATLPAEVVWSSEKTPKADQDGGGDPGEGEEAAWEQAAVAFDAVLRFAEQQPCFSAQEVGQLRALRAVFRSQQQDGGEQSSAWDPSLVSGL